The sequence AATTAGTTTGGCAATTCTTACCAGTGATTCCATTAGATTGCTTGCAATGGGCAATGGCTGCTTGAACAGCACTTTGGTGGTCATCACTGTAAAAGCTGGTTTGGATTCCATCGTGTTTGGGAGATGAATCCATGGAAGCTGGGCAGCTTCGAAAACCCAAATGCCTGGAACCCATCTTCAAGTTTCCAGAAAATGAATCATGAATTACCCTTCCTGATTCACCTGCAATAAAGGGACACCCATATTCATTCTCCACCTGTAGGTGCTGGTCATCAACACTATCCACACGCCTCTGCGACATTATGTGCTTCACCATCCTCAAATACTTCTGAAGGACATGCTTTGGACTCGGGCTTCTTGACGAATAATCTGGAGATTTCTGAGATTTAGTGCTGCGGTTCTTAGTAAAGAATTGCacaggagttttcatggacttaAACTTGACTGTAAATCTGGGATGATTGGGATGAGGAGGAGAATAGTCTGAAGAATGATGATCATCCATACCCACTTTAGAAGACTTCCTGAATCCAAACAAGAAGACCTTAAATTTGGTGGCAGACTTGAGTATGGAGTGAGATTGATGCTCCCCAGTTTTAACAGACCTAATTCCTGCCTCCTTGTGGCTAATGGGTTCTTGATTTGAATCAAGAGAACCAGAAGGAAAACTGCAATTAATATCATAGCTTTCATGGCTGGTTAGGGTAACAGGGGAGGTATAGTCATATATGTCAGCTTCAGATTCTCTGGACATGGAGAGATTTCTCACCATCTGCAAGCGTgggggaagatgaagtggaagcAGCTTCCCTTTGTAAAACAACTCATCTGCAGGAGAAACATCATTAGGTATTTCTTCTGATACAAGTTGAGCCTTGTTCCCAGCAGAGATACTGATATTAAATTCAAATTCTTCAGAATCTTTATTATCCTCCTCCATAGGGCTTGTGCTAAAGTCCATATCAATATAAGGCCCATCATCATACTCAAAGCAACTGAATGTGAAATTATCACTGCTCCCACTACGATCCTTATCCATGTGTTTTCTTGTTTCTTGAATATGCCTTTCAAGCATCATGGCTGGTGCCTAAAACAGATACAAGAGCATGTGGACATTCAAAGAAATTGCAAAAATTAGCTTGAGATCTTCAATTAGCTAGACATAAATCATCATAGCTGGTGCTAAAAAACAGATTAAAAAGGTTGCGGCAATAAAAAAAACTGCAAAAGAAAGATTATGGTTAAGAAATAGAGTTTTTCAAGTGTTGGGTGGAGACTAGGATGGGTATTGGGCTTGTGGGTGTCGAgtgaaatttgaaatcttgctgATATGAGATTGTGGGGATTGGCAAGAGGCAAAAACTGCTTCTGGGTTGCTAAAGAAACAAGGCAATTTATAACTGATTTGTATCATGAATAGCACCATTAGCTAATGAGATTGATACACACAGAGCATCCTCTTTGCAGAAAGAAGAGTCACTTCTTGGAAATGAAGGAATGAAATGCAGATTATGTTGGGAAGGACAGATCAAATGCATGATAAGGTAATGAAAAGCGTGTGAAGAAGTGGGTAAACTCCCAACGAGTGGATTAGAGGCATGGCAGAGATCAGCAatgccaaaaaaaagaaaaaaagcatcAACATTTCCAATGAAATTTGggagaaaattttgaaattagCGAGTCCCACCACAGTGACCCTTTATCAATTCGATAAAAATttggatcaagaaggaagaaagGAAGGAAAGTGGTGCATGGCTCAAATGAAAATGGTTACCTAGTATTTGTAAGTactaaagaagaaaacaaaattgaaaattttagCATTCATCGGGTCTTTTTTTGCTTTTGGATGGATTAAAGCATATA is a genomic window of Cryptomeria japonica chromosome 7, Sugi_1.0, whole genome shotgun sequence containing:
- the LOC131040281 gene encoding probable membrane-associated kinase regulator 1; this encodes MMLERHIQETRKHMDKDRSGSSDNFTFSCFEYDDGPYIDMDFSTSPMEEDNKDSEEFEFNISISAGNKAQLVSEEIPNDVSPADELFYKGKLLPLHLPPRLQMVRNLSMSRESEADIYDYTSPVTLTSHESYDINCSFPSGSLDSNQEPISHKEAGIRSVKTGEHQSHSILKSATKFKVFLFGFRKSSKVGMDDHHSSDYSPPHPNHPRFTVKFKSMKTPVQFFTKNRSTKSQKSPDYSSRSPSPKHVLQKYLRMVKHIMSQRRVDSVDDQHLQVENEYGCPFIAGESGRVIHDSFSGNLKMGSRHLGFRSCPASMDSSPKHDGIQTSFYSDDHQSAVQAAIAHCKQSNGITDTDISKDSECSSQRFTSTPVNSTPAIEAAYDFYFPLVKQPEEYPYDK